One Candidatus Methylomirabilota bacterium genomic window, ACCTCCTTCGTCATATCGATGGGAATCGCGAAGCCGATCCCGATCGAACCGCCCGTTGGGCTAAAGATGGCGGTATTGATTCCCACCGCCTCGCCGTTGGTGTTGATCAGCGGTCCGCCACTGTTGCCTCGGTTAATCGACGCATCGGTCTGAATGAAGTTGTCATATGGGCCTTCGCCAATGAACCGGCCCTTGGCGCTGACGATGCCGGTGGTAACCGTCTGGTTCAAACCGAATGGATTGCCGATCGCCATGACCGGCTCGCCGACTTCCAGCTTATCCGAGTCACCAAGCGGGATCACCGGGAGATTGGAGGCCTCGATTTTGATGAGGGCGATATCAGTCTTCGGATCTCTCCCGATCAGCTTCGCCTTGAACTCTTGGCTGTCACCCAGTTTAACGGTAATATCCGTGGCGTTCTCGACTACGTGGTTATTTGTCAGGATATAGCCGTCTTTATTGATAATGAATCCGGATCCCAGGCTCGTCGCCTTGAACTGCCTGGGTTGGTCGCCGAAGAACCGTTTGAAGAACTCGTTGAAGGGGTCGTCTTCACCGAAAGGGCTGCGAGAGGGGACGCCCCTTCCCTTGATGACTTGGGTGGTGCTGATATTCACCACGGCGGGAGTCAGTTCCTTCGCCAACTTGACCCAGAGCTTACCATCCGAGATCTGACTCGAACTAAACAGCCCGCTCTCTCGTTTTTCCGTCCAGAATTGGGCAGTCGTGGCCTTTGTGAGCGGGACCAGATTCAATGAGGCCGTGATCAGAACTCCAAGGATCAAACAGGACGCTGCAACTGTGATTAAAGTTCTGGCGTTAAACCGTCCATTACGCATCGTATCCCCCTGCCATGGTGTAATCTTACTCTGTTTCCTTTTCGACAAACCCACATATGCACCTTAATATTAGTAACGGTAAATGCGGGAGCGTTTAGCAGAACCTCCCCACATTCGGCTACAACGCTCCCCGCGTTTATTAACTTAAGCTTAGCAGAGTAGTGGCCTAAATTCAACATCCTCTCTGTGTACAAAAGTGGAGCCAGGCATATGACTTCCCTTGGTGAGACAGGAAGCAATCTGGAACGCATGAAATTCGTACGCGGGATCACAGATACTCGCGCTCGGCTTGGCGGATGGCGCGATAGCGCTCGAAGGCCTGGTGTGGGTCTTCGAGTCCCAGCAGCGACTTGAGGGTGCTGCCGCGAAAGGTGTGGGCGATCATCCTTGGCGTATTGCGGAGCACGAAGAGTGGGCTGTGCCAGAACACGGCCGGCAGGTGGCGAAGCTTCATCCACCGGTCGGCCCGCCACCGCCTAAACTCAATCTCCTCAGCCGAGAGGTGCTCGCTTCGTAC contains:
- a CDS encoding DegQ family serine endoprotease, with the protein product MRNGRFNARTLITVAASCLILGVLITASLNLVPLTKATTAQFWTEKRESGLFSSSQISDGKLWVKLAKELTPAVVNISTTQVIKGRGVPSRSPFGEDDPFNEFFKRFFGDQPRQFKATSLGSGFIINKDGYILTNNHVVENATDITVKLGDSQEFKAKLIGRDPKTDIALIKIEASNLPVIPLGDSDKLEVGEPVMAIGNPFGLNQTVTTGIVSAKGRFIGEGPYDNFIQTDASINRGNSGGPLINTNGEAVGINTAIFSPTGGSIGIGFAIPIDMTKEVLPQLKERGQVTRGWLGVAIQPITPDLGKKFSLKQANGALVSDVMEGSPAEHAGVKQGDVIVEFDGKKVKTSTDLPHIVASTPVGKEVPMKVIRDGAELTLQIKVGQLKEEQVAAMASSSPKTKLGIDIQELNPTLSRKFGLKGEKGVVITEVEPDSPGDAVGLQPGDLILEINRVRVTTVSQVRRVLEKTKPNEPTLLLVKRDGGTRYVVIGSEG